One stretch of Brachyhypopomus gauderio isolate BG-103 chromosome 8, BGAUD_0.2, whole genome shotgun sequence DNA includes these proteins:
- the ptgis gene encoding prostacyclin synthase, translated as MIWTAVLVLAVLIAIFYIYTRRTRRRNEPPLDRGRVPWLGHALEFKNDAAQFLTRMKQKHGDIFTVCVAGNYVTVLLDSNCYDAVLADTRSLDLTSYAQVLMDRIFRLRLPNHDPESERKRVEQHFKQPDLSQICNSMHKKLDFLMTSEMSQDRAAWRKDKLFSFCYSLLFRAGYLTLFGTANNNSATLTEVYEEFQRFDKLLAKLARQCLPRDERKIASSAQERLWELLCPASLTKGAEVKSWLQTYLEQLEQLGLDTHMQRRAMLFQLWVTQCNAGPAAFWMLGFLLTHHEAMNAVREELQGLQRLPLDKRGNTPVFNSALNETLRLTAAALITREVMHDKTVRLSSGQEHVLRRGDRLCIFPYLSPQMDPQIHHEPQKFKFDRFLNTDGTEKQDFFKDGLRMRYGTMPWGAGSNLCPGRHFAVSALKDFVFMILTRFHLELCDHSARMPDVDTSRYGFGILQPAGDLEIRYRHRE; from the exons ATGATTTGGACAGCAGTGTTAGTCTTAGCCGTACTTATCGCTATCTTTTACATCTACACGAGGCGCACCAG ACGGAGAAACGAGCCCCCACTGGACAGAGGGAGAGTTCCTTGGCTTGGACATGCCCTTGAGTTTAAGAACGATGCTGCCCAGTTTTTAACACGTATGAAACAGAAGCATGGAGACATATTTACG GTGTGTGTCGCTGGCAATTACGTGACTGTGCTGCTGGATTCCAACTGCTATGATGCCGTCCTAGCAGACACACGCTCCCTGGATCTCACCTCCTATGCTCAGGTTCTGATGGATCGGATCTTCAGGCTCCGTTTGCCTAATCACGACCCAGAATCTGAGAGAAAGAGGGTTGAGCA ACATTTTAAGCAGCCTGATTTATCACAAATCTGCAATTCGATGCACAAGAAACTCGACTTCCTTATGACATCAGAAATGAGCCAGGACAGAGCTGCATGGAGAAAGGACAAACTCTTCAGCTTCTGTTACAGCTTGCTCTTCAG GGCCGGCTATCTTACTCTCTTTGGCACAGCTAATAATAACAGTGCTACCTTAACTGAGGTTTATGAGGAGTTTCAGCGGTTCGACAAGCTTCTGGCTAAACTGGCACGGCAGTGCTTGCCTCGAG atgagaGGAAAATTGCCAGCTCAGCACAAGAGCGACTGTGGGAACTGCTATGTCCAGCCTCCTTAACTAAGGGAGCTGAAGTCAAGTCCTGGCTCCAGACCTATTTGGAACAGCTGGAGCAGCTTggcctggacacacacatgcagcggCGAGCCATGCTGTTCCAACTGTGGGTCACACAG TGCAATGCGGGGCCAGCCGCGTTCTGGATGCTGGGATTCTTACTCACCCACCACGAGGCTATGAACGCCGTGAGAGAGGAGCTGCAAGGCCTACAGCGCCTCCCGCTGGACAAGAGAGGAAACACACCGGTGTTCA ACAGCGCCCTGAACGAGACGCTTCGCCTCACCGCGGCCGCCCTCATCACCAGAGAAGTGATGCACGATAAAACGGTTCGCTTAAGCAGCGGCCAGGAACACGTCCTGCGACGAGGGGATCGACTCTGTATCTTCCCCTACCTCAGTCCACAGATGGATCCTCAGATCCACCATGAGCCACAG aagTTCAAGTTTGACCGCTTCCTAAACACGGATGGCACAGAGAAGCAGGACTTCTTTAAGGATGGTCTGAGGATGCGGTACGGCACCATGCCTTGGGGAGCAGGCAGCAACTTGTGTCCAGGCCGCCATTTTGCAGTTAGTGCCTTAAAAGA CTTCGTGTTCATGATCCTGACACGCTTCCACTTGGAGCTGTGTGACCACAGTGCGAGAATGCCAGATGTGGATACAAGCCGCTATGGATTCGGGATTCTCCAGCCGGCCGGGGACTTGGAAATCCGCTACAGACACAGGGAATGA